The genomic region TTCAGCGCGTCGGGTTCGTAGCCGGAAGAGGAAATGGCCCGTGCCGGAGCTAATAATGTGCAGTGTACGTGGCGCCTCGCCTAAAGTGCACGCGCGGGTTTGGCGGTATATGTTGTGGTGAAAGAAGTGATGCACGTGCCACAAAGCCAAAACAGTCATGTGGCTCCCATGTTTTTGTTTGCTTTCTTCCAAGGAACACTTTTATTTAGGAGTGTTGCTATCCTTGGTTAAGGGGAAACAGCGGGGCGGGGACCCTAATTAACCAACCGGATAAAAGCAGCGCTTATCTCGATCTGAGCATTTCCATCGCCCACAACACACGCGACACATTCGCAGAAAGGAACCCTATCCCTTTTTTCAGCCCCTGCGCACGAGGCAGAAACGTAGCGGGCACGCGGTTAATCACGCAGCTTCGGCGTCCATCCGATGTGAATCGACGGATTCGGGCCACTCGTCCAGCCAGCCAGAGGCCCTTGCCCAGTCCATCACAGCCTCTCGTTTTTTTACTGCCAAGCCCGAAACGGGAAGGAGGAGACGGTTGCTGGTCGTCGCGCCAGCGCGAGGCGCGCGACGCGCGTGCTCGCGCGGTCGATCCGCCACCTTCCCCAGCGCCCCCTCGCCTCGCCGTGTCGCCCGCGCGCGGCATGCGCCGGCCGGCCAACCGCCCACGTTTTCCCTAACCACCATCGggtcgccacgccacgccacgccgcaccgcccctccctccctccctcaacTGCATGGCAACCAACTCCTCGTCTCGTCCCGTCTCGTCTCCACCTCCCCTGCCTCCTGCCGCGTCCATCTATATAACACGGGGTCCACGAACTCGATCGATCGAACGGCGACCGCGGTTGGTGCGCAGAGCTTAGCGAACGCCATTGATCGCCACCGAAACCCTCCCTCTCTCTCGTCTCGGCTcggctcgcctcgcctcgcctcgcccacTAGCCCGCACGTCCGTCCAGGCGACGATGCCGCCGATGGCGaccacgacggcgacggcggctgcgGCCGACTCCGCGGCGCGCCGCTTCGCCTCGGCCTGCGGCGTGCTCAGCCAGTACGtcagggcgtccggcgtctcgGCGCCCGGCGTGCTGGGGGCCGCCCTCCAGGAGCCCGGCTCGCCGGCGGACGGGGCGCAGGAGCTGACCATCTTCTACGGGGGGAGGGTGGTGGTGCTCGACGGCTGCACGCCGGCCAGGGCCGCCGAGCTGATCCGGTtcgccgccgcggcggcggcggcctcgcagGGAGCGCCCGTCGCACAGCCGCCCGCGCCGGCGTTCGTCGACATGCCGATCGCGAGGAAGGCGTCGCTGCAGCGGTTCCTGTCGAAGCGCAAGGACAggtccgccggcgccgcccccgcccccgcccccgaggGTCCGCCGTACGCGCATCATGAGGAGGAGCCGGCGCCGCCAAAGAAGAAGGGCAAGACGGAGGCTTCTTCCTGGCTTGCCCTGGGTAGCTTAGGGGACATGCACGCGCCGTGATAACCTCTCAACATGCACGGCAACATTGGTACATCGAGCTGTGATCAGCGGGGAATTGAAACAACCCTTGCTTCCGTAGCACGGTGTTATTAACgtctagtagtagtagtaagtaCATCAATTCAAGCCACATGTCGTGGCATGCATGCTCACTGCAGAGCGCGGTAACATAATCGTAACATTCCATCAAAATTTAACCCATGCACTATGTTTCTTAATTTATGTATGTTGTATCAACCATGTGTTGCCAAGTTGCTCGCCTCATATATACTGATGCGCCGTTTATTTATTTTAAATTTAATGATCAATGAGTTTGTCAAAACACTATTAtatatggtactccctccgtcggCAGAACGTTTTTTACATTAGTGTAGTATaataaaaacgttcttatattatgggacggagggagtattacatacAAGAAAATTGATAGAATTGCATTATTCGTACAAATTTGTATAAAACCATTAATCATGGAGGAAAATTTCAACAAAAGAATTCAATGAACTTCATGTCACATCTAGAAATATTTAAATTATAATAGTTCACGTAAAGTGAAAAAAACACAACCCTGTTATGTATGGAACTACAGATAAGGAAAAAACCATTTTCATACAAATTTCATATTCAACCATTAAGCATGGGTGACAATTCTCCAAACAAAATTCATTAGAAGCTTCATAACAACCATAACATGAGGATGACAATTTCCTTTAGCAAACAATGGCGGATCCTTGCTATGTTCAGTTTTTTTTGTCAGGAATCGCCGAGTTTGTCAAAGAAAATTGTCATCCTCGTGGCAACATACTTTGCTATAAGAAACATTTGCTTTGCCGTGCTTAAAAATCTGACGCCGCATTCTAGTTGATCTCTAGGTGGTGATTCGAGGAGTTAAATTTTAGAGGAAACGAGCTAGAGATGCTCTTTGTTAGGACCAAAAGCATACGATCAGTACGATGGTTGTGTGATTTAACACACACGTACAGATGGACAGGACACATTAAAATTAGGGATCGATATCGGTCGGTTTGCTGTATGGGCCCGCACTGATTGCAGTGCAGTGCAGCACGGCATCGTCGTACGCGTACGCACGTCTTGTACGCATTGCACCGCCGTACGTGCGTACGTGCCGTGTCTCCGACCGAGCTGGCCATCAGGCACGGAAACCAGTTGCAGGAACCGCACGTTGATTTCCCGTTGCTTTGCTGCCTTGAGGCGTACTCCAGCTAGTTAACTCGCGACCAATCGCATGTTACATGTGCCTCGATGTGGATGGCTTCATGTGATTTTCGAgccaccatgcatgcatgcatgcaatgcatgATGCGGCGCTACGTACGGCGCGCCCAACTGTTCGGCGCCCCGGTGGCTTCCGGCCGGCTCCCTCTTTCCTGGCTCCTCCCGATCAACCCACCCCCGCGCGCGCGGCAAAGCGCCCATGAAGCACCGTGCATGCGCACGGAACGGACGTGTGCGTACGTCGTCATGCATTGCGGCGACGTACGGAGgggagcacgggagagagagagagagagagagagagagagagagagagagagagagagagagagagagagagagagagagagagagagagagagagagagagagagagggggggggggggggggaatgggaaCGGCATGACGCCGCTGCATGCGCGCGTGCGTGACAGGAGGAGCAAGGGTCGAAAGTGTGCCCCTGTGATGCCGTGGTTGGTTGGGAGGCGAGGTTCGCGTGATCCGCTCGCTCACGCTCATGGGTTGAGGCGCTTTTGGGGCTGCCCGGCAAGCATGCGAGCGTGACACGGACGCCGTACGCATCTTCCTCTTTTTCACCTACGATTAGTTGCATGATGAAATGGGCGTGCATGAGAATGAGACGGTGAGCTGTTGAGTTGTACTATATGTCATCGCAGCTTCTCTTATTAGTTATTAGCGAGAAACCTCGATCGCCAGAAGAAAACTTGTTACTTCACAGAAAGCCAGCTTCAAGTAGGAACAGCTCTCATTTTTTTAGCACGTTGCAGCAAACAGAATCCTATAGTATGTGGATATAGTTCCTTTCGAGAATGGAGCAGGCGGCAAACTTCTTGTGATCCCCGGCCGGCCG from Triticum aestivum cultivar Chinese Spring chromosome 4A, IWGSC CS RefSeq v2.1, whole genome shotgun sequence harbors:
- the LOC123084709 gene encoding protein TIFY 11a-like, with the translated sequence MPPMATTTATAAAADSAARRFASACGVLSQYVRASGVSAPGVLGAALQEPGSPADGAQELTIFYGGRVVVLDGCTPARAAELIRFAAAAAAASQGAPVAQPPAPAFVDMPIARKASLQRFLSKRKDRSAGAAPAPAPEGPPYAHHEEEPAPPKKKGKTEASSWLALGSLGDMHAP